In one window of Carassius carassius chromosome 38, fCarCar2.1, whole genome shotgun sequence DNA:
- the LOC132119298 gene encoding nuclear receptor subfamily 2 group F member 6-like produces the protein MAMVSGGWANPNGGANGLGEKGYLRGEEESSSPRAGNSDAEAGEEDKACVVDCVVCGDKSSGKHYGVFTCEGCKSFFKRSIRRNLNYTCRSNRECQIDQHHRNQCQYCRLKKCIRVGMRKEAVQRGRIPPSHAGISPASMVGAAGDVGGGHGLGADFFNGQPVSELISQLLRAEPYPNSRYGAQCGQQLSGANSSIMGIDNICELAARLLFSTIEWARNIPYFPDLPVSEQVALLRLSWSELFILNAAQSALPLHTAPLLAAAGFHSSPMPADRVVSFMDQVRVFQDQVDKLARLQVDSAEYSCLKAIALFSPDACGLSDPAHIESLQEKAQVALTEYERIQYPGQPQRFGRLLLRLPALRAVPASLISQLFFMRLVGKTPIETLIRDMQLSGSSISWPYVPGQ, from the exons ATGGCCATGGTGAGCGGGGGATGGGCCAACCCCAACGGAGGCGCTAATGGACTCGGTGAGAAAGGTTACCTGCGGGGGGAGGAGGAGAGCAGCTCGCCCCGGGCGGGGAACAGCGACGCGGAGGCTGGCGAGGAGGACAAGGCCTGCGTGGTGGACTGTGTGGTGTGTGGAGACAAATCCAGCGGGAAGCACTATGGCGTTTTCACCTGCGAAGGGTGCAAGAGTTTCTTTAAGAGGAGCATCAGACGGAACCTCAACTATACCTGCAG GTCAAACAGAGAGTGTCAGATTGATCAGCACCACCGTAACCAGTGTCAGTACTGCCGTCTGAAGAAGTGTATCCGGGTCGGTATGAGGAAAGAAG CGGTCCAGCGTGGTCGAATCCCTCCCTCCCACGCCGGCATCAGTCCAGCCTCCATGGTTGGAGCGGCTGGGGATGTTGGAGGAGGTCACGGCCTGGGAGCTGATTTCTTCAATGGTCAGCCGGTGTCTGAGCTCATCTCTCAGCTGCTGAGAGCAGAGCCGTACCCTAACAGCCGCTACGGAGCCCAGTGCGGGCAGCAGCTCTCAGGAGCCAACAGCTCCATCATGGGCATCGACAATATATGTGAGCTGGCAGCCCGGCTGCTCTTCAGTACCATAGAGTGGGCACGGAATATCCCCTACTTTCCTGACCTGCCCGTGTCGGAGCAGGTGGCTCTTCTGAGGCTCAGCTGGAGTGAACTGTTCATCCTGAATGCAGCTCAATCGGCTCTGCCGCTGCACACGGCCCCCCTGCTGGCAGCTGCCGGCTTTCACTCCTCCCCTATGCCCGCTGACCGTGTGGTGTCCTTCATGGACCAGGTGAGGGTTTTCCAGGACCAGGTGGACAAGCTGGCACGACTGCAGGTGGATTCTGCTGAATACAGCTGTCTGAAAGCCATTGCGCTGTTCTCACCAG ATGCATGTGGCCTGTCAGATCCGGCGCACATCGAGAGCCTGCAGGAGAAAGCACAGGTGGCCCTGACCGAGTACGAGCGCATACAGTATCCAGGTCAGCCGCAGCGCTTCGGCAGACTCCTGCTGCGACTGCCCGCCCTGAGAGCCGTTCCCGCCAGCCTCATCTCCCAACTCTTCTTCATGCGGCTGGTTGGCAAGACCCCAATCGAGACTCTTATCCGGGACATGCAGCTCTCTGGAAGCTCCATCAGCTGGCCTTACGTGCCTGGACAGTAG
- the LOC132119303 gene encoding tax1-binding protein 3-like encodes MSFIPGHPVTAVVQRIEIHKLRDSDNLILGFSIGGGIDQDPGQNPFSEDKTDKGIYVTRVSKGGPAEVAGLRMGDKIMQVNGWDMTMVTHDQARKKLTKKNEDVVRLLVTRKSLETAVRQSMMQH; translated from the exons ATGTCGTTCATCCCCGGTCATCCTGTCACAGCAGTTGTG cAACGGATTGAGATTCACAAACTACGGGACAGTGATAATTTAATATTAGGATTCAGCATTGGAGGGGGAATCGACCAAGATCCAGGCCAGAATCCTTTTTCTGAAGACAAGACAGACAAG GGAATCTATGTCACACGCGTGTCTAAAGGTGGACCTGCAGAGGTGGCTGGTCTCAGGATGGGAGACAAAATCATGCAG GTGAACGGCTGGGACATGACTATGGTGACACACGATCAGGCACGAAAGAAGCTCACCAAGAAGAATGAAGATGTGGTCAGGCTTCTCGTCACTAGAAAATCCCTGGAGACTGCAGTCAGACAGTCCATGATGCAACACTAA